The following coding sequences are from one Spea bombifrons isolate aSpeBom1 chromosome 13, aSpeBom1.2.pri, whole genome shotgun sequence window:
- the LOC128471937 gene encoding glucose-6-phosphatase catalytic subunit 1-like yields the protein MDELHDSGVKMVQYLQMNYKGSEDWFMFVSLAADLRNTFLIFFPICFHLCKSVGIKLIWVAVVGDWLNLVFKWILFGQRPYWWVYDTDFYNNMSTPIIQQFPVTCETGPGSPSGHAMGSSGVYYVMVTSLTALFLKKKRALSFKNRCLQVFLWTGFWAVQACVCLSRVFLAAHFPHQVISGVISGIMVAEIFDHIQAIYKASLKKYICTTLFMFSFALGFYFLLKSVGVDLLWTLEKAKKWCAKPEWIYIDTTPFAGLCRNLGIFFGLGLALNSQMYKDSCRGKLANQFTFRIWCIVASLFVLHIFDNFKPPTKVEMLFYILSFFKSIAVPLTCVGIVPYCVSQVINRKEKFL from the exons ATGGATGAACTTCATGATTCTGGGGTAAAAATGGTTCAATACCTGCAAATGAACTACAAGGGTTCTGAAGACTGGTTCATGTTTGTGTCCCTTGCAGCTGACCTGAGAAACACGTTTCTCATCTTCTTTCCCATTTGTTTCCATCTGTGCAAGTCTGTGGGCATTAAACTTATCTGGGTTGCTGTGGTTGGTGACTGGCTCAACCTTGTGTTTAAATG GATTCTCTTTGGTCAGAGGCCATATTGGTGGGTTTATGACACAGACTTTTACAACAACATGTCTACGCCAATCATACAGCAGTTTCCCGTCACCTGTGAGACTGGCCCAG GAAGCCCATCTGGGCATGCCATGGGATCTTCTGGCGTCTATTATGTGATGGTGACATCATTAACAGCACTCTTTCTTAAGAAGAAGCGCGCTCTCTCTTTCAAGAACAG GTGTCTTCAGGTCTTTCTTTGGACTGGGTTCTGGGCTGTTCAGGCCTGTGTGTGCTTGTCTCGAGTTTTCCTTGCTGCTCATTTTCCTCATCAAGTCATTTCTGGAGTTATTTCAG GTATCATGGTGGCTGAAATATTTGATCACATCCAAGCCATCTACAAAGCAAGTCTGAAGAAATACATCTGTACCACCCTCTTCATGTTCTCCTTTGCTCTGGGTTTTTACTTCCTCTTAAAATCTGTTGGTGTGGATCTCCTATGGACACTAGAAAAAGCCAAGAAATGGTGTGCAAAACCTGAATGGATCTACATTGATACTACTCCTTTTGCTGGGCTCTGTAGAAATCTGGGTATTTTCTTTGGCTTAGGTCTAGCACTGAACTCACAGATGTACAAGGACAGTTGCAGGGGGAAACTTGCAAACCAGTTTACTTTCCGCATCTGGTGCATAGTAGCATCTCTATTTGTTCTCCACATTTTTGACAACTTCAAGCCACCCACCAAAGTTGAAATGCTTTTCTATATCTTGTCTTTCTTTAAAAGTattgctgtccctttaacatgtgTGGGCATTGTACCTTATTGTGTGTCTCAAGTTATAAACAGAAAAGAGAAATTTCTGTAA